The Deltaproteobacteria bacterium sequence CTTTCAGCGATTTCAGCTTCTTCATCCTTGCTCGCATAAGGAACGAGTCGATAGCGGTCTCCACCGCCTGCCGTTTGCTCACGGCTCCCGTCACCCGCACGAGCTCATCGATTTTGTCCGGCGCAATGGAAAGAGTGGTGCGCATAATGATGTTCCTGGGTGGTGCCATCACCTGCACC is a genomic window containing:
- a CDS encoding type II toxin-antitoxin system VapB family antitoxin; translated protein: MRTTLSIAPDKIDELVRVTGAVSKRQAVETAIDSFLMRARMKKLKSLKGKVNVDDSWRKARELDITRR